Sequence from the Helianthus annuus cultivar XRQ/B chromosome 13, HanXRQr2.0-SUNRISE, whole genome shotgun sequence genome:
CGATAGATGTTTTCGCATGGAAACACTCTGATATGCAAGGAGTCCCCAGATCTATGGCACAACATCACCTGAACGTAAAAGAATCAATCAAACCAATAGCACAAAGGAAAAGGCACATGGCGCCGGATCGTGCAAAAGCCATAGCAAAAGATGTTAAGAGTCTTCTAGACGCTGGGATCATCCGAGAGGTTCGGTATCAAACATGGGTGTCAAATCCCGTCTTGGTCCGAAAGAAAGATAATTCAtggagaatgtgcatcgatttcaCCGACTTAAATGATGCGTGCCCCAAAGACTGTTTCCCACTACCGGAGATTGATGAGAAGATTGATTCTGTCGCCACGTTCAGATTAAAATGTTTTTTGGATGCCTACAAGGGATATCATCAGATACAAATGGCGGTCGAAGATGAGGATAAGACAGCCTTTGTCACCAATGAGGGAGTGTATTGTTTTACCAAGATGCCATTTGGTTTGAAAAACGCCGGTGCCACCTACCAGCGTCTAATGAACAAAGCTTTCAAAGACCAGATCGAGCGGAATTTAGAGGTGTACGTCGATGATATAGTGATCAAGAGTCACGACGAAGCTGCCATGTTGAAAGACATACTTGAAACCTTTACTCGGCTCCGAAGCATCAACATGAAGTTGAACCCCAAAAAATGTACGTTCGGAGTGGAAGAAGGAAAGTTCCTGGGGGTAATGGTCGGATCAAAAGGCCTACGGGCTAATCCAGACAAAATCGATGTTGTTCTTACAATGAAGGCTCCGATGACGGTTAAAGAAATTCAATCTTTAAACGGGCGATTAGCTGCTCTCCATCGGTTCTTATCAAAAGCAGCAGATAGATCTCTCCCGTTCATGGACGTGCTCAGAAAAAGCTTTAAATCGGAGTTCAAATGGACTGAGGAAGCCGCACGAGCTTTCGAAGAGCTCAAAACATGCCTCGGTACTTTACCAACGCTCACTGTACCAGAAAAAGATGAAGTACTGACCGTTTACCTAGCCGCGTCACATGGAGCCATTAGTGCTGTACTAGTTGCTCACCGAACCGGGAAGCAAATCCCCATTTATTAAGTAAGCCGAACGTTAAAAGATTACGAAACAAGATACTCAAACTTGGAAAAATTAGCTTTGGCACTAGTCCATGCTTCAAGAAGACTTCGCCGATACTTTCAGGCCCACCCAATCGAGGTACGAACAGACCAGAGAATCCAGCACGTTCTTCGACGACCCGAAGTTTCGGGTCGAATGGCAAAATGGGCGATTGAATTGGGCGCATTCAACATCACCTTCCGAACTAAGGGTCCGTTGAAAGGACAGGTAATAGCGGATTTCTTAGTTGAAATTCCGGAAGATAAAGAGACGGAAGAAGTCGAAAAAGCTCAAGAAAAGCCGTGGTCCCTGTATACCGATGGAGCTTCTAGTGCCGAAGGAGCAGGGGCAGGTTTAATCCTCGCCGATCCGGAGGGCACAGATATGACATACGCGCTCCGATTAGAATTCAAGAGCTCCAATAATGAAGCCGAGTACGAGGCTTTACTAGCAGGTCTACGATTGGCGGTAAAGGTCGGTGCAAGAAACGTCGTAGCCCATGTAGACTCGCTGCTCGTAGCGAATCAGGTGAACGGAGAGTACGAAGCAAGGGAAGCTAACATGATCGAGTATCTTGAACAGGTAAGGCAAATTATGGCGTTGTTTAATTCTTGTAAAGTGGAGCACGTCACTCGTAGCAAAAACAAGAAGGCCGATGCACTGAGCAAATTAGCATCCGTGTCGTTTAGTCACCTAGCCAAAGAAGTAAGAGTAGAGGTATTGACTGCACCATCGATTTCTGCTCCTCAAGTTATGCAAGTAGAAGCTCCGACACAGACATGGATGACGCCCCTAATTAACTACTTGGTACACGATGTTTTGCCAGTCGATAAGGCCGAAGCAAGGAAAATCCAGATCAATTCTCTCCAGTATCAGATGCAGGAAGGAGGCTTATACCGAAAGACCTTTCTCGGACCGCTGCTAAAGTGTCTGGACCCGGAGCAAGCTAGTTATATCATCAGGGAAATACACTACGGCATCTGTGGTATCCATGCCGGACCTAAGATGATTGTGACGAAAGTCAAAAACGcagggtattactggcccgggatgcatgAAAGCGCCGTAAAAGAGCTCCAACAGTGTGACGAGTGCCAAAAGCACGCACCAATCAGCCTCCGAGCCAAGAATGAAATGATACCGGTTACTACTGCATGGCCCTTCCAAAAGTGGGGCGTCGATATCGTCGGGCCTTTTCCAAGATCAAGTGGAAGCGCTCAATACCTGCTAGTCGTGGtggattatttcaccaagtgggtggaagctcGACCGTTTACAGTCATCTCCGGCTACAACGTGACACG
This genomic interval carries:
- the LOC118485743 gene encoding uncharacterized protein LOC118485743, which produces MAKWAIELGAFNITFRTKGPLKGQVIADFLVEIPEDKETEEVEKAQEKPWSLYTDGASSAEGAGAGLILADPEGTDMTYALRLEFKSSNNEAEYEALLAGLRLAVKVGARNVVAHVDSLLVANQVNGEYEAREANMIEYLEQVRQIMALFNSCKVEHVTRSKNKKADALSKLASVSFSHLAKEVRVEVLTAPSISAPQVMQVEAPTQTWMTPLINYLVHDVLPVDKAEARKIQINSLQYQMQEGGLYRKTFLGPLLKCLDPEQASYIIREIHYGICGIHAGPKMIVTKVKNAGYYWPGMHESAVKELQQCDECQKHAPISLRAKNEMIPVTTAWPFQKWGVDIVGPFPRSSGSAQYLLVVVDYFTKWVEARPFTVISGYNVTRFFWEQTVCRFGLPLYIISDNAKQFAENPFKRWCENLEINQVFSSVAHPQGNGHVE